The window cataatgaaaataagttGACCACGTAGTCCACTTACCAGATGATAATGACTTTTGTTTCTGAACAGCGtggttgatttttatttatttattataaaagtaaactaCACTGTTTCTATTCATTTATATAGATCCCTGTCTCGGTTTATTATACCACTGAGAAAGGCCTTGTAAAACGTAAGATTCATTCCCTGAAACACTTTTTGGAACTTGGTATTGGTTTGTTCTCTCTGTACTGGATTTCGAGTCCGATGAATCGCCGATTTCTCTCGAAAATGAAAAATTCGAACGAAGCTCTGATTGAGACTTTGTCGTCATCACTGGAGGGGGACCCCTGCAGGAAGTTACTTCCAGATCTTCTTCGTCAACTTCCTTTATTTCGTCAAACGTAACTGGTTGAGTACGAAATCTGTTTCCACGCCGTTCTCGTAAGTTTTTCTTTAACGACCGTTTCAGTGGTCGAGGATATTCTGCCATTGTTAACCTACATAACCTAGCTATGCGATCTGCTTCAGAGAAGTTACTTCTACACTCCACTTGCGATGTAGGTGGACCTCTGCAACTATCCATATCTTTAATTTGTTCTTGTCTATATAAaggaagaacaaaaaataaaaaagtttaggTAGAGCGTAGTTAGAAAACAAAGACATTTGAAAATCCCTAACATTTTTGCTTGTGAAAATAAGaagttttgaaagaaaatgaaaatattctccGAAACTAATTTATATTCAGAGTAAAGTGAAACAATCCAGAGAAAATTAGtcaatatttcacacaaaaaaagtCGTTTGAAGACTTTCAGTGAAACTTATAAAGTCtcttttcacaaaattatatgCGTCGAACTTTATGTCCTACTGTTTAAAATCAATAAGCAATCTGAAATGTGGTCAAAAATGCAAATTTATGAATCAGTTAACAGCTAGCGCATTAGAAGTCACgtttgaagaaacaaaacaaaaaaacacgcaAAAGACGCAACGATATACATGTGTATAAGATATAGAGGAGCTCTAACTAtacttatacatatattttaaaatataatttttggaaTTGTGCCAAAGTTTCATTCTTTGTCTCCCTTTCTTATTATTCTCAGTGCTTGTGGAAAACATTAAACTATTGTTTCTCTTGTTGGGGGCCTGGCATGtactagcgcgttaaggcgtgcacttcgtaatctgaggatcgtgggttcgcgcccgagtcgcgccaaaacatgctcgccctcccagccgtgggggcgttataatgtgacggtcaatcccacttttcgttggtaaaagagtagcccaagagttggcggtgggtggtgatgactagctgccttatctctgctcttacactgctaaattagggacggctagcacagatagccctcgagtagctttgtgcgaaattccaaaaaaacaaacaaacaattctcttgttggtttgaatttcgtggaaagctaaACGAGGGattgcgctagctatccctaatttagcagtgtaaaactagagggaaggcaacttgtcatcaccatccaccgacaactcttgggctactcttttgccaacgaatagtaaacTTGACCAtatattacaacgcccccacggctcatgTTAGATGTGACAGAAGTTCGAAACTTCTCTTACTAACTGGCTCTTTTACTAAATATGTAGATTAAGAATTTGAGCGGATTAGTTGATTATTATCATCCAGTCATGATGAAATTCGGTGATTTTTAGAAACGTATTACCTcacaataggcccggcatggccaagtggattaaggcgctcgacttgcaatctgagggtcgcgggttcgaatccccctcgcaccaaacatgctcgccctttaagccgtgggggcgttataatgtgacggtcaatcccactattcattggtaaaagagtagcccaagagttggcggtgggtggtgattactagctgccttctctctgctcttacactgctaaattagggacggctagcgcagatagccctcgtgtagctttgcacgaaattctaaaacaaaaccaTCGTAATATCGAGACCAAAAGACAAATGTGCAAACATGCACGATCATACACACAGTCGTA of the Tachypleus tridentatus isolate NWPU-2018 chromosome 13, ASM421037v1, whole genome shotgun sequence genome contains:
- the LOC143239973 gene encoding uncharacterized protein LOC143239973 gives rise to the protein MDSCRGPPTSQVECRSNFSEADRIARLCRLTMAEYPRPLKRSLKKNLRERRGNRFRTQPVTFDEIKEVDEEDLEVTSCRGPPPVMTTKSQSELRSNFSFSREIGDSSDSKSSTERTNQYQVPKSVSGNESYVLQGLSQWYNKPRQGSI